One region of Desulfallas thermosapovorans DSM 6562 genomic DNA includes:
- the cysS gene encoding cysteine--tRNA ligase translates to MRIYNTLTRKKEEFIPREPGKVAIYVCGPTTYNYIHLGNARPIVVFDTIRRYLKYKEFNVLYVQNFTDIDDKIINRAREEGDDPLALAERYVNEYFKDADALNVLRADIHPKVSGHIPEIIALVEALVDKGFAYLVDGDVYYNVRKFAGYGKLSGRTLEDMQAGARVEVDHRKNDPMDFALWKSAKPGEPAWDSPWGKGRPGWHIECSAMALKYLGINFDIHGGGFDLIFPHHENEIAQTEAVTGQPFARYWVHNGFITVNQEKMSKSLGNFFLVRDILSKFPPEVVRFYLLSTHYRSPLDFDDEKLTASLKGLERIKTCLRLLDEALAGRESTGAAPPDPALAVRLGEIRGEFERAMDDDFNTALAIGTLFDLAREVNSYLSAGDFPNPAERLAALQKARQTFIDFNGVLGIFKTGARGEILLDGDGAGNESLVGDLIDLIIEIRQTARKNKDWPTADRIRDRLKTLGIVLEDTPGGVRWKKQ, encoded by the coding sequence ATGCGCATATATAATACCTTAACCAGAAAAAAGGAAGAATTTATACCCCGGGAACCGGGCAAAGTGGCCATATATGTTTGCGGACCCACCACTTATAATTATATCCACCTGGGTAATGCCCGGCCCATCGTGGTTTTTGATACTATACGCAGGTACCTTAAATATAAGGAATTTAATGTATTATATGTCCAAAACTTTACCGATATCGACGACAAAATCATCAACCGGGCCCGGGAAGAGGGGGATGATCCCCTGGCCCTGGCCGAACGCTATGTCAATGAATATTTTAAGGACGCCGATGCGTTAAATGTATTGCGGGCGGACATACATCCCAAAGTGTCCGGTCATATTCCGGAAATTATTGCCCTGGTTGAAGCGCTGGTGGACAAAGGTTTTGCCTACCTGGTGGACGGCGATGTATATTACAACGTGCGCAAGTTTGCCGGTTACGGCAAATTATCCGGCCGGACACTGGAGGATATGCAGGCCGGTGCCCGGGTGGAGGTTGATCATCGCAAAAATGATCCCATGGACTTTGCCCTGTGGAAATCCGCCAAGCCCGGTGAGCCCGCCTGGGACAGTCCCTGGGGCAAGGGCAGGCCGGGCTGGCATATTGAGTGTTCCGCCATGGCCCTTAAATACCTGGGTATTAACTTCGATATCCACGGCGGGGGTTTTGACCTGATATTTCCCCATCATGAAAACGAGATCGCCCAGACCGAGGCGGTCACGGGGCAACCCTTTGCCCGCTACTGGGTCCATAACGGGTTTATTACGGTAAACCAGGAAAAAATGAGCAAGTCACTGGGTAACTTTTTCCTGGTGCGGGACATTTTAAGCAAGTTTCCCCCTGAAGTGGTGCGCTTTTACCTGCTCAGTACCCATTACCGCAGTCCCCTGGATTTTGATGACGAGAAATTAACTGCAAGCCTAAAAGGATTGGAGCGGATCAAAACCTGTTTGCGTTTGCTGGATGAAGCCCTGGCGGGACGGGAATCCACCGGCGCGGCACCACCTGATCCCGCACTGGCCGTGCGCCTGGGAGAAATACGGGGTGAATTTGAAAGGGCCATGGATGATGACTTTAATACCGCACTGGCCATAGGCACGCTGTTTGACCTGGCCCGGGAAGTGAACAGTTACCTGTCAGCTGGCGATTTTCCCAATCCCGCGGAAAGATTGGCCGCCTTGCAAAAAGCCCGGCAAACCTTCATTGATTTCAACGGCGTGCTGGGTATATTTAAAACCGGTGCCCGGGGTGAGATTTTGCTGGACGGTGATGGCGCAGGCAATGAAAGCTTGGTTGGGGATTTGATTGATTTGATTATCGAGATCAGGCAGACCGCCCGTAAAAATAAAGACTGGCCCACCGCCGACCGTATCCGTGACCGGCTCAAAACGCTCGGTATTGTGCTTGAGGATACTCCCGGCGGGGTGCGCTGGAAAAAGCAATAG
- a CDS encoding Mini-ribonuclease 3, whose protein sequence is MFGERDANIDPREVSSLVLAYIGDAVYELAIREYLVNQGITSVNKLHREAVRYVRASTQAKVFRALAGHLNKTEEAVARRGRNAKPGHAPRGDSVIEYRHSTGFECLVGYLYLQRDWSRLEEILTLARDVISQELGAGC, encoded by the coding sequence ATGTTTGGAGAAAGGGATGCAAATATTGATCCCCGGGAGGTTTCATCGCTGGTTTTGGCCTATATCGGGGACGCGGTATATGAGCTTGCGATACGGGAATACCTGGTTAACCAGGGTATTACCAGTGTCAATAAACTACACCGGGAGGCTGTGCGGTATGTACGGGCCTCTACCCAGGCCAAAGTTTTCCGGGCCCTTGCCGGGCATCTTAATAAAACCGAAGAAGCGGTGGCCCGTCGCGGCCGCAATGCCAAGCCCGGCCATGCGCCGAGGGGTGACAGTGTTATCGAGTACCGGCACAGTACGGGTTTTGAATGCCTGGTGGGGTACCTGTACCTGCAGCGTGACTGGTCCAGGCTGGAAGAAATATTAACCCTGGCCAGGGATGTGATCAGCCAGGAACTTGGTGCCGGGTGCTAG
- the thyX gene encoding FAD-dependent thymidylate synthase translates to MGRRQLRVELLQYTENPEQLVALAAKLCYSPSGMEELQRGVSQRDQAHFISKLSGMGHLTPVEHASFTFGIEGVSRSLLAQITRHRIASFSVKSQRYVSEDSASNADGVFNYVIPPRIVALGPGEVQEFERQMAQIQQWYDQWLKKLAGYGDGAKEDARFVLPNAAETKLVVTMNARELLHFFSLRCCNRAQWEIRALATEMLRQVRQVAPVLFRDAGPRCLKGPCPEGEMCCGRQAQVREEFEKL, encoded by the coding sequence ATGGGGAGAAGACAACTGCGGGTGGAGTTGCTGCAGTACACTGAAAATCCTGAGCAGTTGGTTGCCTTGGCAGCCAAGTTATGCTATTCGCCCTCCGGTATGGAAGAGTTGCAAAGGGGGGTGAGCCAGCGGGACCAGGCTCACTTTATAAGCAAGTTGTCCGGTATGGGGCACCTGACTCCTGTGGAGCATGCCAGCTTTACCTTTGGCATAGAGGGGGTATCCCGGAGCCTTTTGGCGCAAATAACCAGGCACCGGATTGCCAGTTTCAGTGTGAAATCCCAGCGTTACGTCAGTGAGGACAGTGCGTCCAATGCAGATGGTGTTTTTAACTATGTCATACCGCCACGCATTGTTGCCCTGGGTCCCGGTGAGGTGCAGGAGTTTGAGCGGCAAATGGCTCAGATTCAGCAGTGGTACGACCAGTGGTTGAAAAAACTGGCCGGTTACGGTGACGGGGCCAAGGAGGACGCCCGTTTTGTCTTGCCCAACGCTGCCGAAACCAAGCTGGTGGTGACCATGAACGCCCGGGAATTGCTGCACTTTTTTTCGTTGCGCTGCTGCAACAGGGCCCAGTGGGAAATACGGGCACTGGCCACCGAAATGTTGCGCCAGGTACGACAAGTGGCCCCTGTATTGTTTCGGGACGCCGGTCCCCGATGTCTTAAAGGGCCTTGTCCCGAGGGTGAGATGTGTTGTGGCCGGCAGGCCCAGGTGCGGGAAGAGTTCGAAAAACTATAG
- the rlmB gene encoding 23S rRNA (guanosine(2251)-2'-O)-methyltransferase RlmB, with the protein MDQIVMGRNPVCEALRAGRTVNKIYLARGVKPAVTSDIIKLAREKHVPVQNVERQFLDRMAPGAAHQGVIAQVAPYAYAELEDILDGIKNTDPLLVLLDEVTDPHNLGAVIRCADAAGAHGVVIPRRRAAAVTPAVVKSSAGAVEFVPVARVGNMVQTIELLKKQGIWVVGAHHEASQSVWDAPLSGPLAIVVGGEDKGLGRLVREKCDMLVKLPMAGRVNSLNASVAAALVLFEAVRQRSRG; encoded by the coding sequence ATGGATCAGATTGTTATGGGGCGAAATCCGGTATGTGAAGCGCTGCGGGCAGGTCGAACCGTAAATAAGATATACCTGGCCCGGGGCGTAAAACCCGCCGTTACATCAGATATAATCAAATTAGCCCGGGAAAAACATGTGCCCGTGCAAAATGTGGAGAGGCAATTCCTGGACCGGATGGCGCCCGGTGCGGCGCACCAGGGTGTAATTGCCCAGGTGGCCCCTTATGCCTACGCAGAGTTGGAGGATATACTGGATGGTATAAAAAATACCGACCCCTTGCTGGTGCTTTTGGATGAGGTTACGGACCCCCATAATTTAGGGGCGGTTATTCGCTGTGCCGATGCGGCGGGGGCCCACGGGGTGGTTATACCCCGGCGCCGGGCTGCCGCGGTCACTCCGGCGGTGGTAAAGTCTTCAGCCGGAGCGGTGGAGTTTGTGCCCGTGGCCCGGGTGGGTAATATGGTGCAAACAATTGAGCTGTTGAAAAAACAGGGCATTTGGGTGGTAGGCGCGCACCACGAGGCCAGTCAATCGGTCTGGGATGCCCCTTTGTCAGGCCCTCTGGCCATAGTGGTCGGTGGTGAAGATAAGGGACTTGGAAGACTGGTACGGGAGAAGTGTGATATGTTGGTAAAGCTCCCCATGGCGGGCCGGGTCAATTCCCTGAACGCCTCAGTGGCGGCGGCGCTGGTATTATTTGAGGCGGTGCGCCAGAGAAGCAGGGGATAA
- a CDS encoding NYN domain-containing protein: MNEYIVVDGYNVVYAWPELAVLAEESLEHARDKLVDMLANYAGFSGDRVVVVFDAHRVRGNVERHEIVNDVHVFYTREDETADSLIEKLVGDMPKDGNIRVVTFDWDEQRIVFGRGAYRMTPKELLARVLKTGRNTQEKLARKDYTESYLENRLAGNIRQVFEQWRRKRD; this comes from the coding sequence ATGAATGAATATATAGTGGTGGACGGATATAATGTTGTATATGCCTGGCCTGAATTGGCCGTACTGGCGGAGGAGAGCTTGGAGCATGCCCGGGACAAGCTGGTGGATATGCTGGCCAATTATGCCGGATTCAGCGGTGACAGGGTGGTGGTGGTTTTTGATGCCCACCGGGTCAGGGGCAACGTGGAAAGGCATGAGATAGTAAACGATGTGCATGTTTTTTACACCAGGGAGGATGAAACCGCCGACTCTTTGATTGAAAAGCTGGTTGGCGATATGCCAAAGGACGGCAACATTCGGGTGGTGACCTTTGACTGGGACGAGCAGAGGATAGTTTTCGGACGGGGCGCTTACCGCATGACGCCCAAGGAGCTCTTGGCCCGGGTGCTGAAAACGGGCCGGAATACCCAGGAAAAACTGGCCCGCAAAGATTATACCGAAAGTTACCTGGAAAACCGTTTAGCGGGTAATATTCGCCAGGTATTTGAACAATGGAGGAGAAAAAGGGATTAG